From Chryseotalea sp. WA131a:
TGGCGATAGTATAATCAGCAACCCCATTGGTGTAAATATAAACGATGATTTGCCATTAATTACACACAGTGGTTTTACGAGAGGAACCTATAAAAATCCGCAGCACCAATTCCTAAATGTTCAGGAATACCCGGTAGTGCTTACAGCCTCCATAGGTTCCAGCTGCCAAGATATAGTAACAAAAACGGTACGAATATTGGGAGTTACAAAGGTGGGTGAATCTGTGGAATGGAGTGCCACCAAAAAAGATTTTGGATGGTTTTCCCAAGCTTTAGCGGATACGCTGAACGATTGGCGATTAGCTTCCTCCATTAATGGGAAACAAATTAAAACCAATGAGTTATCTTGGTGGACGGGTGGTAACAAAAAAAATACTTTAGAGAATTCGTACCAAAACAACCAGTCAGCCGCAATTAACATCGATCAGTGTTTGGATATAAATAGCTTGAAACGACCAATGATTTCCCTTAACTACTGGTCAGATTTTGAACTTAACTCAGACGGTGCAGTGGCACAATATTCTATCGATAACGGCACTACGTGGGAAATTGTTAAAATAGATTCCTTGGAGGATGCCGGTATCAATTGGTTCAATGGAAAAACAATTCTGGCGAACCCTGGGCAGCAAAAAATACAAGTTCCGTTTCTGTCTTTGGGTTGGACTGGCAGAACTAAAGGCTGGAGAAGAGCCGCTTATAATTTAGATATGATTCCTAAAGAAAAGAGAGATACAGTACGCTTTAGAATAGCGATGGCTACTGGAAGTATCAATCAGAATGATAATGAGGGTAATCTTGTTTACGAAGGATTCGCTTTTAACAATATGTACATCGGTGAAAAAAAACGTCAAGTGTTGGTGGAACATTTCACCAATTCAAAAGACGTTGCAAGTCAAAAAGCAGATGCTTACCTAGATGCCTTATTTAAAAGACAAGAATTATTGCGGGGTGTTGGAAATGCGGATTTCAACTCGATACGTTATTATATAAGAAACGGAAATACTGATGATGACCCCTTCCATTTAGATAACGCTACAGACCCTAGCCAACGTGCAGCCGTGTATGGAGTCACGAGACCTCCCTCTACTTTTATGGGCGGACGCTCTTTTGGTAACATTACAAATAATATTGCTACAAATTTTAATTACAAAGTAATTGACCGAAGGGCGCTGCTGCCGCCTAAATTTACCCTCCAATTAGACACCGTGGCAACAGGTAATTCTACAACCATCACTCCCAGACTTACCATTACTTCGGATACGATTGTAAATGCTTCGTTGGTGGCGCAAGTGGCATTAATTGAAAACAACGTAAAAGAGGAAAAATACGGCTCGCGTACTTATCAAAATGTACTTCGAAAATTATTGTTTGGGAGTGACCCAACCAAGCGAGACGGTGTAAATATCAGCAGCAACTATTTCAATAATGCAGGGATCACGCGCACCGTTGAGCAAACTGTTGACATCGATACGTACATATCGAATGGTAACAACCTAATGCTAGTGGGTTTTGTACTAGATAATCTAACTGGAGAGAACTATCGAAGCGTAATTATAACTGCACCAAAAAAAGTTGGTAAAAAAATGGACCCTATTACGGGATTGGATGACACTTCACTTGAACCCCATCCACTCAAGATGTATCCTAATCCAGTCGCTAACGGTAAATTGTATCTCAGCGTACCCCAAGAATTTCTACCAACAGGAAATTGGAAAATTGCAGACCAGCGAGGTGTTTTTGTTGAGAAGGGTGATTTTGAAAGCACGGTGGAAGGAACCAAGTCGATCGATGTTTCGCAACTGGCCAACGGGATTTATTTTGTTTGGATTAGTGCTGAGGGCAAAACTCCTGTTTACCGAAAATTAGTGATTATCAACCGACAGTAACTTTCTGCTGAAGCTCTTTCAAGTGATTCATTTCAAAGGTGAGTGCCTTTATAAAGGCATTCACTTTGTCAACAAAAGCGGGCGCCACTGTGTCTAGCTTAGAGGAGTTTTCAATTTCAATGGCTTGATTTTTTATATCCTGTAAACCCAATAAGGACAGTGACGATTTTATTTTGTGCACCACATCGGCTACCTCTTTCCAGTTATTATTTTCAAGGAATATCTTTATTTGGCGTAAATGCTCGGGAATGGTGCCAGTGAATGTATTCACAATTTCATTTATAAACTCTTGATCGTTATTGGACACAGTTTTAAGATAGCTGAAGTCAATTTTAGATTTTTCGCTTTTTCGATCCTTTTTATCAACGGAGATGGGTGGAGAGGAAACGGGTACGGCCACCGGCCGGTACCTGTTTAGCACTTTGAAGAGATCGTCTGGGGTAAATGGTTTGGTAATGCAGTCATCCATTCCTTCTGCCAGGCATTTTTCACAATCTTTGCGCGTGGCATTGGCAGTAAGGGCTATGATAGGAATATTTTTTTTATCCGCATCTACGAGAGACCGTATGGATTTAGTGGCTTCAAATCCATCCATTACAGGCATTTGTACATCCATCAATACTGCGTTGAAAAATTCGTTCGTAACCTTTTCAACAGCTACGAATCCATTTTCGGCCACCACGGTAATACAGCCCCAATTTTTTAAAATAGTGGTGGCGTATAAGCGATTGATTTCATTGTCTTCTACCAACAGTACCCGCATGCCGCGTAGCGTTCTTTCGGCTTTACTTTTAAGGGTGTACGAATGTAAATTGGATGATTTGAGGGCACTGATTTCGTACGGTAGATTGAACGAAAAGGAAGAACCTTCATCGACCACACTTTTCACTGAAACTTGCCCTCCCTGCAATTCCACTAATTGTTTTACAATCGTGAGCCCCAAACCTGTGCCGCCATATTTCCGGGTAACACTTGTATCTGCTTGGCTAAAACTTTCAAAAATAGTGATGAGTTTGTCTTCTGGAATTCCAATGCCGGTATCATGTACTTCAAACTGTAAGTGAATAGTCCTTTTATCTAGTTTACTCACATTACATTTTATGCGAATGCCTCCGCGTGGCGTAAACTTTAACGCATTGCTGATTAGGTTGATGAGAATCTGATTTAACCGCACGGGGTCACCAATAATAAATTGATTGGCATTTGGATCTAAGTCAAATTCAAGGGTTATTCGTTTTTCGCGCGCTTGGTGGTCAAAAGTGCTCTTAAGTGATTTAAACATGTCACTTAAGTTAAATGCAATTTTTTCAAACTTTAATTTTCCTGATTCAATCGAAGCAAGGTCTAGAATATCATTGATGATAACTTTAAGGTTTTCAGAAGCACTTTGGATGGCGCTGAGGTACAAAGAGCCCTCGAGATCACTAGGGTTTTGTGTGAGTAATGCTGCCATGCCGGCAATCCCATTGATGGGTGTGCGAATTTCATGGCTGATGTTGGCGAGAAATTGCTCTTTGGCCCTTTGGGCACGTTGCAATTCCTCTGCATCTTTTTTTCGTTGTGTAATATCGCGGCAGTCCAGTATAAAACCATTAATCTTTTCACGGATCTTCAAATTAATGGAATTGAATTCTAAGTGTTTGTAAGATCCATTTTTACATAAAAATTGAAATTCAATTCCCTCTTGGAAATGCTTACGTTTAATACTATTAAATTTTTGAACCAGGGCTACACGTGTGCCGGGCAACACATAGTCAAAGAAATTTTTATTGATCAGGCTCTTTGCTTTGTACCCAAGCGTACCTTTAACGGAGTTATTGTGGTACAATATTTTCCCATTGTAATCAACTATAAAAATTAGATCAGAACCATCTTCCACTACTGCGCGGAAGAAGCCACCTTTCATAACGTAGGATGCTAGTGAACTCATTAGATACCGGCTTGTTCCATTTCTTTTAAGTAACGATAGATAGATGATTTGCCAATGTCCAGCCGCATGGCAACTTCCATTACATTATCATTATACTTTGTTAAATAATTCCGGATGATGTGATAATTGTATTCTTGTAAGGTCATCTCTTTCAGCAAAAACATGTTTTCGCTTACCATATTATTGAAGGCGATATCCTTGGCTTGTAACTCTACACCATCTGACATAACAGCGGCTAAATCAATTACTGATTTCAATTCACGAACATTGCCAGGATACGGATACTTCAGCAACTTCTCTTGTGCCTCGTTGCTGATTTTTATTTTGGCCATGTGGTTCTCTTTCGCGAATTGATTTAAGAAATGTTTGGCCAACAAAAGAATATCTTGACCTCGTTCGCGCAGAGGGGGAACCAAGATGGGCAACCCTAGCAGGCGGTAGTACAAATCTTCGCGAAAGGTTTTGTTCTTTACCTCATCTTGCAAATTGCGGTGAGTGGCCACCAGCACGCGCACATCTAGTTTAATCACTTGGTTGCCGCCCACACGAGTAAGTTCTTTTTCTTGCAATACACGCAGCAGTTTTGCTTGTAGATTAATGTCCATCTCACCAATCTCATCCAAAAAAATAGTACCCCCTTCGGCTTCTTCAAATTTACCTATCCGCCTTTGAATAGCACCTGTAAAAGCACCCTTCTCGTGCCCAAACAACTCACTCTCGATTAGATCGCGTGGAATGGCGGCTACGTTAACCGTAACAAATGGTTTGTTCTTCCGCTTCGAGTTGTAATGAATGGCCTTTGCTGCCAGTTCTTTTCCCGTTCCCGTTTCCCCGGTAATGCTCACGGTGATCTGTGTTTTCGCTGCTTTCTCTAGCAAGTCAAATATCTTTTTGATGGCGCTGCTATTGCCGATAATGCTTTTTTCAAATTCGTACTTAACTTCAATTTCTTGCTTGAGTCGATCGATTTCCCGAATCAAGAAAGTCTTGTTGCCGGCATTGCGTATCGAGTTTAGTATCCGGTCTTTGGCTTCTTCATCTTTGGTGATGTAATCAAAAGCTCCCAATTTCAAGAGTTCAACAGCCGTCCCTATTTTCTCTTGTGCCGATACAATGATAACGTTGATGTTTGGATCAAATTCCCGAATAGCCTTCAATACTTTTTCTCCCGACATATCGGGCAATGAATAATCCAGTGTAATAACACTTGGTTTTTTGTGCAGTTGGTTGAGGCATTCTTTGCCACTGGTGAAAAAGTCAACTTCAAAATCGGGGTTTAGTGAGAGCACATACCGCATAAATTTGGTATAGGCGGGGTCGTCTTCAACTACAAAAATGCTAATCGGGTCTTTTTCGTACATATGTTTGTTTGACGAAGGAAAGAAACGGAAAAAATTTTAAAATCCAGTTTTAATTTCCCAAATTTAGAATTCTATTCCGATATGGTAAACGAATTTTATAAACTGAACAATCAAGAAACAGAGCTTGTTTTGAAAGCCCCATTATTGGTTTGTATTCTGATTGCCGGTGCAGATGACCAAATTGAAAGAAAAGAAATCAAAAAGGCGATTGCAGTCACCCAAGAAAAACAACTCAAATCAAAATCCAGGCTTACGGAATGTTATCGATTGATGGCCGAAGATTTTGAAGATAAATTGAAGGTGTTGATTCAAGGTTTCCCGCCAAGGGCTACTGACCGAAATCCTGCAATTGTTAAAGAACTTTCTCAGTTAAGTGCGATTCTTAAAAAGATAGAACCTAGCCTTGCCCGTGAATTTTACAAAAGCTTGCGCGAGATAGCCCACAAGGTAGCGCAATCATCGGGCGGGCTGCTTGGACTTAATTCGATAGGAGCGGAAGAGGCAAAGTTTATTACCTTGCCGAT
This genomic window contains:
- a CDS encoding response regulator, which gives rise to MSSLASYVMKGGFFRAVVEDGSDLIFIVDYNGKILYHNNSVKGTLGYKAKSLINKNFFDYVLPGTRVALVQKFNSIKRKHFQEGIEFQFLCKNGSYKHLEFNSINLKIREKINGFILDCRDITQRKKDAEELQRAQRAKEQFLANISHEIRTPINGIAGMAALLTQNPSDLEGSLYLSAIQSASENLKVIINDILDLASIESGKLKFEKIAFNLSDMFKSLKSTFDHQAREKRITLEFDLDPNANQFIIGDPVRLNQILINLISNALKFTPRGGIRIKCNVSKLDKRTIHLQFEVHDTGIGIPEDKLITIFESFSQADTSVTRKYGGTGLGLTIVKQLVELQGGQVSVKSVVDEGSSFSFNLPYEISALKSSNLHSYTLKSKAERTLRGMRVLLVEDNEINRLYATTILKNWGCITVVAENGFVAVEKVTNEFFNAVLMDVQMPVMDGFEATKSIRSLVDADKKNIPIIALTANATRKDCEKCLAEGMDDCITKPFTPDDLFKVLNRYRPVAVPVSSPPISVDKKDRKSEKSKIDFSYLKTVSNNDQEFINEIVNTFTGTIPEHLRQIKIFLENNNWKEVADVVHKIKSSLSLLGLQDIKNQAIEIENSSKLDTVAPAFVDKVNAFIKALTFEMNHLKELQQKVTVG
- a CDS encoding sigma-54-dependent Fis family transcriptional regulator; protein product: MYEKDPISIFVVEDDPAYTKFMRYVLSLNPDFEVDFFTSGKECLNQLHKKPSVITLDYSLPDMSGEKVLKAIREFDPNINVIIVSAQEKIGTAVELLKLGAFDYITKDEEAKDRILNSIRNAGNKTFLIREIDRLKQEIEVKYEFEKSIIGNSSAIKKIFDLLEKAAKTQITVSITGETGTGKELAAKAIHYNSKRKNKPFVTVNVAAIPRDLIESELFGHEKGAFTGAIQRRIGKFEEAEGGTIFLDEIGEMDINLQAKLLRVLQEKELTRVGGNQVIKLDVRVLVATHRNLQDEVKNKTFREDLYYRLLGLPILVPPLRERGQDILLLAKHFLNQFAKENHMAKIKISNEAQEKLLKYPYPGNVRELKSVIDLAAVMSDGVELQAKDIAFNNMVSENMFLLKEMTLQEYNYHIIRNYLTKYNDNVMEVAMRLDIGKSSIYRYLKEMEQAGI